In the genome of Pelodiscus sinensis isolate JC-2024 chromosome 15, ASM4963464v1, whole genome shotgun sequence, one region contains:
- the LOC142818380 gene encoding uncharacterized protein LOC142818380, giving the protein MKPQLALHLLVHFLDLLLQACQQWLEAAWHHLVHVSPLPLRLAAQEDTSTDWWDRIVLEHWEDRQWTQNFRMRRDTFLELCEWLAPALRRRDTRMRPAIPLQKRVAIALWKLSMPDSYRSVRNQFGVGRSTVGAVLMQVVKAINRVLLRRVVRLADPDAVIRGFGALGFPNCGGAIDGTHIPIRAPEHQASRYVNRKGYFSVILQAV; this is encoded by the exons atgaagccacagctcgccctgcaccttctggtgcactttctggacttgctgctgcaagcctgccagcaatggcttgaggctgcctggcaccacctggtgcacgtcagccccctgcctctccgcctggccgcccaggaggacaccagcaccgactggtgggaccgcatcgtcctggagcactgggaggaccgacagtggacccagaacttcaggatgaggagggacaccttcctggagctctgcgagtggctcgctcctgccctgcgcagaagggacactcgcatgaggcccgccatccccctccagaagcgggtggccatcgccctctggaagctctccatgccggacagctaccgatccgtcaggaaccagtttggcgtggggagatccaccgtcggagcggtgctcatgcag gtggtcaaggccatcaaccgggtgctgctccgcagggtggtccgcctcgccgacccggacgccgtcatccggggcttcggcgccctcggattccccaactgcgggggggccatcgacgggacgcacatccccatccgtgccccggaacaccaggcgtcccggtacgtcaaccgcaaggggtacttctccgtgatcctgcaggccgtgtga